One window from the genome of Trichoplusia ni isolate ovarian cell line Hi5 chromosome 13, tn1, whole genome shotgun sequence encodes:
- the LOC113500348 gene encoding nuclear protein 1 translates to MSEAFFDEYDYYNFDHDKHIFSGHSGKQRTKKEVNEHTNHFDPSGHSRKIVTKFVNTENNKKSNSKH, encoded by the coding sequence atgTCCGAAGCTTTCTTTGACGAGTACGACTACTACAACTTTGACCACGACAAGCACATCTTCTCCGGCCACAGTGGCAAGCAGCGCACCAAGAAGGAGGTGAACGAGCACACCAACCACTTCGACCCCTCCGGACATTCCAGAAAGATCGTCACCAAGTTCGTGAACACGGAGAACAACAAGAAATCCAACAGCAAGCATTAA